A region from the Dehalococcoidia bacterium genome encodes:
- a CDS encoding Sir2 family NAD-dependent protein deacetylase codes for MTEQLHQVTSIVASARNLVAFTGSGISAESGIPTFRDPGGLWDRYDPDTFGTDGVATLGKITEAGRAFLQEMVDTLERARPNPGHLALAELERMGILSTVITQNIDDLHCEAGNTRVIEVHGNMYRLKCLTCGRTFKLKKGEDLPAMVKQLDEVKKQESLDITQLMPRCQCGGLTRFDVVHFGEPVQDFPRAEQAASSCDVMLALGTSGVVTPAALLPGYAKRAGARVIEVNATGSYFSSIDDFAIVEKTGDALPRIVAAVREILG; via the coding sequence ATGACAGAGCAGCTTCACCAGGTGACATCCATTGTCGCCAGTGCGCGTAACCTGGTGGCATTCACCGGTTCGGGTATCTCCGCCGAGAGCGGGATTCCCACCTTTAGAGACCCCGGCGGGCTGTGGGACCGATACGACCCGGACACGTTTGGTACCGATGGTGTCGCCACACTGGGAAAGATAACCGAGGCGGGTCGAGCTTTCCTTCAGGAGATGGTCGACACTTTAGAGAGGGCCAGACCCAATCCTGGCCATCTGGCCCTGGCCGAGCTGGAGCGGATGGGAATACTCAGCACTGTCATCACACAGAACATCGACGATCTGCACTGTGAGGCGGGAAACACGAGAGTCATAGAGGTACACGGAAATATGTACCGGCTGAAATGCCTGACCTGCGGTCGGACCTTCAAGCTGAAGAAGGGGGAGGATCTCCCCGCAATGGTAAAACAGCTTGACGAGGTTAAAAAGCAGGAGAGCTTAGATATTACCCAGCTCATGCCTAGGTGCCAGTGTGGCGGGCTTACCCGTTTCGACGTGGTGCATTTCGGCGAGCCGGTCCAGGATTTCCCACGGGCGGAGCAAGCGGCCAGTTCCTGCGACGTGATGCTAGCGCTGGGTACATCGGGTGTTGTTACCCCGGCCGCCCTTCTCCCCGGCTATGCCAAGAGGGCTGGCGCCAGGGTGATAGAGGTCAATGCCACCGGTAGCTACTTCTCCAGTATTGACGATTTTGCCATCGTGGAAAAGACGGGGGATGCCCTGCCCCGGATAGTGGCAGCGGTGCGTGAGATACTGGGCTAG
- a CDS encoding MBL fold metallo-hydrolase, with the protein MRLLENLHCYIWPGKGNNCNSYLFTHVLRGDRPHVLIDPGHVQNELNERCLDQLLSTMERDGLKPEDIGLIINTHAHPDHYEGNQPLVDRSREKGGKPGHALVTLHQDEDGYRREMGEIMAKLLGRGMAFEPDFYLKEGDLNLGKESKLNLQILHTPGHSPGSISLYWPDNRVLITGDVLFYGGVGRTDLPGGDSKLLKQSIERLSELDIEYVLPGHSTQFGAMIKGVNNVKQNFASVRLSYFPML; encoded by the coding sequence ATGAGACTGCTGGAAAATCTACACTGCTATATCTGGCCGGGGAAGGGCAATAACTGTAATAGCTATCTATTTACCCATGTGCTGCGCGGCGACCGTCCCCACGTCCTCATCGACCCGGGACATGTGCAAAATGAGCTTAACGAGCGCTGTCTGGACCAATTGCTCAGCACCATGGAGAGAGACGGCCTGAAGCCCGAGGACATCGGCCTGATCATCAATACCCACGCCCATCCCGACCACTACGAGGGGAATCAGCCTCTGGTGGACCGTAGCAGGGAGAAGGGTGGCAAGCCAGGCCATGCTCTCGTCACCCTTCACCAGGATGAGGATGGGTATCGCCGGGAAATGGGTGAAATCATGGCTAAGCTACTGGGACGTGGGATGGCATTCGAACCGGATTTCTACCTCAAAGAGGGTGACCTGAATCTAGGCAAGGAGAGTAAGCTAAATCTCCAGATTCTACATACCCCGGGTCACTCTCCAGGCTCCATAAGCCTTTACTGGCCCGATAACCGGGTGCTCATCACCGGAGACGTCCTTTTCTATGGCGGGGTGGGAAGGACAGACCTCCCCGGTGGGGATAGCAAGCTCTTAAAGCAGAGCATCGAGCGGCTATCGGAGCTGGATATCGAGTACGTGCTTCCCGGGCACAGCACACAGTTCGGCGCAATGATAAAGGGCGTTAACAACGTTAAGCAGAACTTCGCCTCCGTTAGATTAAGTTACTTCCCCATGCTATAA
- a CDS encoding PAC2 family protein produces MEAIRLYSEPKLRNPYMVAAWPGMGGVAIIAARYLTEKWDAKEIGSIAPEGFFDLSGVLIEESIVQDVEFPENTFYLSRGHGRRDWIILIGEAQPQMNGYQLANLVLDVAQRFEVKRLYTFAAAPTHIYHTKKPRVLAVVNKPRLIPRLEKYDVAPLKQGSISGMNGLLLGAAKKRNMAGICLLGEIPIYTTHIANPMSSRAVLQVLAQMSNLKIDLTDIDRWARETGEQIEEKISNLKESFGEEAKELIDYFARLAEQTSEEELGPEYKTEELLKEIERFLKDKGEQKEGN; encoded by the coding sequence ATGGAAGCGATCAGACTTTATAGTGAGCCAAAGCTCAGGAATCCCTACATGGTAGCGGCATGGCCCGGTATGGGGGGCGTGGCGATCATCGCTGCACGGTATTTAACCGAGAAATGGGATGCCAAGGAAATCGGCAGCATCGCACCCGAAGGCTTCTTCGACCTGAGCGGCGTGCTTATCGAGGAAAGCATAGTACAGGATGTAGAATTCCCGGAGAACACATTCTATCTGTCAAGGGGTCACGGCAGGAGGGACTGGATAATCTTAATTGGCGAGGCACAGCCCCAGATGAATGGTTACCAGCTGGCAAATCTGGTTTTAGACGTGGCCCAGAGATTTGAGGTCAAAAGGCTCTATACCTTTGCTGCTGCACCCACACATATCTACCACACCAAGAAGCCGAGGGTGTTAGCAGTAGTCAACAAGCCCAGATTGATCCCCCGGCTGGAGAAATACGACGTGGCCCCTCTTAAGCAGGGTAGCATCAGTGGCATGAACGGGCTGCTGCTAGGGGCGGCGAAAAAAAGAAACATGGCTGGCATTTGCCTGCTGGGCGAGATACCCATTTACACCACCCACATCGCAAATCCCATGTCGTCCAGAGCGGTACTCCAGGTGCTGGCTCAAATGTCGAATTTGAAAATTGACCTGACGGACATCGATCGCTGGGCCAGAGAAACGGGTGAGCAAATAGAGGAAAAGATAAGTAATCTCAAGGAGTCTTTCGGGGAAGAGGCCAAAGAGCTCATCGACTATTTTGCGCGGTTAGCCGAGCAGACCAGCGAGGAGGAGCTTGGGCCGGAATACAAGACTGAGGAGCTTCTTAAGGAGATAGAGCGATTTCTCAAGGACAAAGGGGAGCAAAAAGAGGGCAATTAA
- a CDS encoding GMC family oxidoreductase codes for MDNKRYEFLIVGSGAGGATLARELSKRGKEVLVVERGKYEEKIGTVWTSMRYFDGTKLTLTPRKSREGVILWRALMAGGSTVVSNGCATRCLEEELAGFGINLDEEFAECEEEMGVAPFDERRLSKGSKRMLEVSRELGYHMEPMPKFINPKRCKRCGGCAMGCVNGAKWTALDYLEEARQNGADIAYNTRIQRVLVENGKARGVRGTGPHGRIEILSDVVILAAGGLGTPVILQQSGVKDAGQGLFIDLLVETYGVTKGLNQVDEPLMALVDYEFHKSKGFIISSYMNQTRLTRFLELGVRGFALPTNRLLGIQTKIADEPAGRVYPDGTVSKPVTERDWTRLRAGSAISKEILVKAGADSKSIVVSKVQGGHPGGTAAIGKVVDENLHTKIDNLFVCDASVFPTASGMPQILTIAALAKRLAKMLAP; via the coding sequence ATGGATAACAAAAGGTATGAGTTCCTCATCGTAGGTTCAGGAGCAGGCGGAGCTACGCTGGCAAGGGAGTTAAGCAAAAGGGGCAAGGAGGTGCTAGTAGTAGAAAGGGGAAAGTATGAGGAGAAGATCGGAACCGTCTGGACATCTATGCGATACTTCGACGGAACTAAGTTGACCTTGACGCCCCGAAAGTCGAGGGAGGGCGTGATCCTGTGGAGGGCCCTCATGGCGGGAGGCTCTACGGTCGTTTCCAATGGTTGCGCGACTCGATGCCTGGAAGAAGAACTGGCAGGTTTTGGGATCAACTTGGATGAAGAATTCGCAGAATGCGAGGAGGAAATGGGAGTCGCTCCCTTCGACGAGAGACGATTGTCGAAAGGCTCCAAAAGGATGCTTGAGGTATCTCGGGAGCTGGGTTACCATATGGAGCCGATGCCCAAATTTATCAATCCTAAGAGATGCAAGAGGTGCGGGGGTTGCGCGATGGGCTGTGTGAATGGTGCCAAGTGGACGGCCCTGGATTACCTGGAAGAGGCGAGGCAAAATGGAGCCGACATCGCCTATAATACCAGGATTCAACGGGTTCTGGTGGAAAATGGGAAAGCAAGAGGTGTCAGGGGAACAGGGCCACATGGTCGGATTGAAATCCTATCGGATGTGGTCATCCTTGCCGCTGGGGGATTGGGAACCCCTGTGATCCTGCAGCAATCGGGAGTCAAAGACGCAGGCCAAGGCCTTTTCATTGATCTCCTGGTGGAAACCTATGGGGTAACGAAGGGTCTCAACCAGGTCGATGAGCCGCTGATGGCGCTCGTTGATTATGAATTTCACAAGAGCAAGGGATTCATTATATCCTCATATATGAATCAGACAAGGCTGACCAGGTTCTTGGAGCTTGGAGTTAGGGGATTTGCCCTGCCCACCAACCGGTTGCTCGGCATTCAGACCAAGATTGCGGATGAGCCTGCGGGGCGTGTCTACCCCGATGGAACGGTCTCAAAGCCGGTGACCGAAAGGGACTGGACAAGGCTGCGGGCGGGATCGGCGATATCGAAAGAGATACTGGTCAAAGCCGGTGCGGATAGCAAGTCCATCGTGGTTTCGAAGGTGCAGGGCGGTCATCCCGGTGGAACCGCCGCCATCGGAAAGGTGGTCGACGAAAATCTGCATACCAAGATAGATAACCTTTTCGTTTGTGATGCCAGTGTTTTTCCCACAGCATCTGGAATGCCGCAAATTCTGACAATCGCTGCCTTGGCTAAACGTTTGGCCAAGATGCTGGCACCTTAG
- a CDS encoding adenylate/guanylate cyclase domain-containing protein — MKCTKCQLENPVGMKFCGQCGARLETICPECNFSNPVEFKFCGECGHDLAVTSLAPPVELSFEEKLENIQRYLPGGLTEKILAQRGKIEGERKKVTVMFCDAEGFSILSEKLGPEKVYSLMDEVFEMLIHKVNEFGGTVNKMTGDGVMALFGAPIALEDAPQRAIRSALAIQREIARFSDRTKAETGSPLRMRIGIHIGPVVVGSLGNDLRVEFTAVGDTVNLASRMEGLAEPGTVYVTEETFKLTEGLFRFEALGERQVKGKEAPVKAYRVIAPSTRRTRFDVSAERGLTPFRGRERELELLLDGLDRARSGRGQAFSIMGEAGVGKSRLLYEFRKAIANEDVTFIEGRCLSYSTNVAYHPVIDLLKATFDIRDADYDDQIRDKVKTGLKGIGVDEASTLPFISEMLSVKASGIDALNLSPEARKDKTLEALKKIVLKASEMRPLVMAVEDLHWVDRSSEETFKDMLDAISGAQLLLIFTYRPEFVHTWGSKSYHNQVNLNRLSNRETLAMASYILGTDIMGEDLQELILNKTEGIPFFVEEFIKSLKDLGMIEWKDSGYYLAKDIQDVAIPSTIQEVIMARVDSLPDGAKSVLQTGSAIGREFSCELIKRVTGIPTPEMTPHLSVLRDSELLYERGIFPRATYIFRHSLTQEVAYDSLLQKKKQEIHERIGQAIEELYSDRLEELYEVLAQHYSRSENHEKAYRYLKLSGDKATRSNSPWEAFHSYKAAIDALNVLPDNEQRKRRSIEVRLSMLPSMSRLGYHPEDSLAILQEGEKLCRELGDDMSRARLAGFMGVAYSFEGNTVQARKYHETAFHAAEGTDDIELVVQIGFALCSSYSVDGLYLEIAKVAPTVITRLESSGREGEIETLGRSNAYSMLLAYYGVALGMQGDFEQGSAHCEKGLRFALQLNDPFTLSNVQLLIGILFLTKGESRKAAEHLESAIKYAEEVQSYYLLGVSWVLLGVAYYLLGELDTARKYMEKGLKVYQDIAMPDLMSQMTYGWLGVVYTDEGNLEAAKSYLEKSLKASQDRGSRFWEAWWLGWLARTYNWAEVLESSQAEASLLHSIEVLGELEMKPWCAIAYSVIGELYGDTSQKEKALEILKKAEGMMQEMGMDYWLRRTQEVLERVDS; from the coding sequence ATGAAATGCACAAAGTGCCAGCTTGAAAACCCAGTGGGCATGAAATTCTGTGGTCAATGTGGTGCCAGACTAGAAACCATTTGCCCAGAATGCAATTTTTCAAATCCAGTTGAGTTTAAATTCTGCGGTGAGTGCGGCCATGACCTTGCCGTTACATCTCTGGCACCCCCCGTAGAGCTCTCCTTTGAAGAGAAGCTAGAGAACATCCAGCGCTACTTGCCTGGTGGTCTCACCGAGAAGATACTTGCACAAAGGGGCAAGATAGAGGGTGAGCGCAAGAAGGTCACAGTCATGTTCTGCGATGCAGAGGGGTTCAGCATCCTCTCCGAGAAGCTCGGCCCTGAGAAGGTCTACTCCCTCATGGACGAGGTCTTCGAGATGCTGATACATAAGGTCAACGAGTTCGGGGGCACTGTGAATAAGATGACGGGTGACGGTGTCATGGCTCTGTTTGGAGCGCCCATAGCTCTTGAGGACGCTCCCCAGAGGGCAATTCGTTCAGCGCTGGCAATACAGCGGGAGATAGCTAGATTCAGTGATAGAACGAAAGCAGAGACTGGCTCACCTTTGAGGATGCGTATCGGCATACACATAGGCCCTGTCGTAGTCGGAAGCCTGGGCAATGATTTGCGTGTAGAGTTCACCGCTGTAGGTGATACAGTGAATCTCGCCTCAAGGATGGAGGGTCTTGCAGAGCCTGGGACGGTATATGTCACCGAGGAGACCTTCAAGCTCACCGAGGGCCTGTTCAGATTTGAGGCGCTGGGGGAGAGGCAGGTCAAAGGAAAGGAAGCGCCCGTCAAGGCATATCGTGTTATAGCTCCCAGCACCAGGAGAACCAGGTTCGATGTAAGCGCAGAGCGTGGCCTGACACCGTTCCGTGGCAGAGAGCGTGAGCTTGAGCTGTTGCTGGATGGCCTTGACAGGGCCAGGTCGGGCAGGGGACAGGCGTTTTCCATCATGGGTGAGGCAGGGGTGGGCAAATCCAGGCTGCTCTATGAGTTCAGGAAGGCAATAGCTAATGAGGATGTCACCTTCATTGAGGGCAGATGCCTTTCCTACAGCACCAATGTAGCCTATCACCCTGTTATAGACCTGCTGAAGGCCACCTTCGACATTCGGGATGCTGACTACGATGACCAAATCAGGGATAAGGTGAAAACAGGTCTCAAGGGAATTGGAGTTGATGAAGCATCGACACTCCCTTTTATATCGGAGATGCTGTCGGTCAAAGCTAGTGGTATAGATGCCCTGAACTTGAGCCCTGAAGCGAGGAAGGATAAAACCCTGGAGGCACTCAAGAAAATCGTGCTCAAAGCTTCTGAGATGCGCCCCTTAGTCATGGCAGTTGAAGACCTCCACTGGGTTGACAGGAGCTCAGAGGAAACCTTCAAGGACATGTTGGATGCCATATCGGGGGCCCAGTTGCTCCTGATATTCACCTACCGCCCTGAGTTCGTGCATACCTGGGGCAGCAAGTCATATCACAACCAGGTGAATCTGAATCGCCTCTCTAACCGTGAGACACTGGCGATGGCATCATACATCTTAGGAACTGACATTATGGGCGAAGACCTCCAGGAGCTTATCCTGAATAAGACAGAAGGCATCCCCTTCTTTGTCGAGGAGTTTATAAAATCACTTAAAGACTTAGGGATGATTGAGTGGAAGGACAGCGGGTATTATCTGGCAAAGGATATACAGGATGTAGCTATCCCCAGTACTATCCAGGAAGTAATCATGGCCAGGGTTGACTCTCTTCCCGATGGAGCAAAGAGTGTGCTTCAGACGGGCTCTGCCATCGGGAGGGAGTTTAGCTGTGAGTTGATAAAGCGGGTGACGGGCATACCCACGCCAGAGATGACCCCCCATCTTTCTGTGCTGCGTGACTCGGAGCTATTGTATGAGCGAGGGATATTCCCGAGGGCGACCTATATCTTCAGGCACTCACTAACCCAGGAGGTAGCATACGACAGCCTGCTCCAGAAGAAAAAGCAGGAGATACATGAGAGGATAGGGCAGGCTATAGAGGAACTGTACTCAGACAGGCTGGAAGAATTATACGAGGTGCTGGCCCAGCACTACTCCAGGAGCGAGAACCACGAGAAGGCCTACCGTTATCTGAAGTTATCAGGTGACAAGGCAACGCGAAGTAACTCCCCCTGGGAGGCTTTCCATTCCTACAAAGCAGCGATAGATGCTCTCAACGTACTGCCTGACAACGAGCAGAGAAAGAGGAGAAGTATAGAGGTGCGCTTATCGATGCTGCCCTCCATGTCTCGCCTGGGCTATCATCCCGAAGATTCACTGGCAATCCTTCAGGAGGGTGAGAAACTGTGCCGAGAACTAGGGGACGACATGAGCCGTGCCAGGCTTGCAGGTTTCATGGGCGTGGCCTATTCATTTGAGGGAAACACTGTACAGGCACGAAAGTACCACGAGACTGCCTTTCATGCGGCAGAAGGTACTGACGACATCGAGCTAGTAGTACAAATAGGGTTTGCGCTCTGCTCTTCCTATAGCGTTGATGGGCTGTATTTAGAGATTGCTAAAGTCGCACCCACGGTCATAACCCGGCTTGAGAGCAGCGGAAGAGAAGGCGAAATTGAGACATTGGGCAGAAGCAATGCATACTCTATGCTCCTGGCATACTATGGGGTTGCTCTTGGAATGCAGGGGGATTTCGAGCAAGGGTCAGCGCACTGCGAAAAGGGACTCCGCTTTGCCCTGCAACTCAATGATCCATTCACTCTGTCTAATGTGCAATTACTTATTGGTATATTGTTTCTTACTAAAGGTGAAAGCCGAAAGGCTGCTGAGCATCTCGAGAGCGCCATCAAATACGCTGAGGAGGTACAAAGCTATTATCTCTTGGGAGTATCTTGGGTCTTGCTTGGAGTTGCATATTACCTGCTTGGTGAGCTGGATACTGCCCGCAAATATATGGAGAAAGGCCTGAAGGTTTACCAAGACATAGCAATGCCTGATTTAATGTCACAGATGACCTATGGTTGGTTGGGCGTGGTTTATACCGATGAAGGTAACCTGGAGGCTGCCAAGAGTTACCTAGAGAAGTCCTTGAAGGCGTCACAGGATAGAGGTTCAAGGTTTTGGGAAGCGTGGTGGTTAGGCTGGCTGGCAAGGACATACAACTGGGCTGAGGTCTTAGAGTCATCCCAGGCCGAAGCAAGTTTGCTGCATTCTATAGAGGTTCTGGGTGAACTGGAAATGAAACCGTGGTGCGCCATAGCGTACTCTGTCATCGGAGAGCTCTACGGTGACACGAGCCAGAAAGAAAAGGCACTGGAAATCCTAAAAAAAGCCGAAGGGATGATGCAAGAAATGGGAATGGACTACTGGCTGCGCAGGACGCAAGAGGTACTGGAGAGGGTGGATAGCTGA
- a CDS encoding carbon-nitrogen hydrolase family protein, with protein sequence MSNEKGRTVRVAAVQMESKNGLIDGNLKHATSLVNRTAQEGAKLIVLPEFMPTVYILTTEIWDGAEPKEGPTVKWLRENSTRLVVWLGTSFLEAEGEDFFNTFVLATPSGEEAGRVRKQTPAAYEAYFFRGGTGPHVINTELGKLGVGICYENYPSYIPQMMHQQSADLLLMPLSAPTPMQSFFFRHRQIEYYNNVIREGARRMARLIGVPVVMGNKCGRWQRPMPGIPFWKQDSRFPGLSTIVDSDGTVIAQLGDEEAIIVGDVRLDPSPKNPRATAMLRPVGLGRPLVEEFIAVNRSLWKATVFSQLRAKEKGAENFICC encoded by the coding sequence ATGTCAAACGAAAAAGGTAGAACCGTTCGGGTGGCGGCGGTGCAGATGGAGTCGAAGAACGGCCTAATTGATGGTAACCTCAAACACGCCACGTCATTAGTTAACCGGACTGCGCAAGAGGGAGCCAAGCTCATCGTACTTCCCGAGTTCATGCCCACCGTCTATATATTAACCACGGAAATATGGGACGGGGCGGAACCAAAAGAAGGGCCGACCGTCAAGTGGCTCAGGGAGAACTCCACTAGGCTGGTCGTCTGGTTGGGAACCAGCTTCCTCGAAGCCGAAGGAGAAGATTTCTTTAATACGTTCGTTCTAGCGACCCCTAGTGGGGAGGAAGCTGGTCGGGTGAGGAAACAAACGCCGGCTGCTTATGAGGCGTACTTTTTCAGGGGAGGCACCGGCCCACACGTGATAAACACCGAATTGGGTAAGCTAGGAGTGGGTATCTGCTATGAAAACTACCCTTCCTACATTCCGCAGATGATGCACCAGCAATCGGCAGACCTTCTGCTTATGCCCCTCTCAGCCCCAACCCCAATGCAGAGCTTCTTTTTCCGTCATAGGCAGATCGAATACTACAACAATGTAATAAGAGAAGGAGCTCGTCGCATGGCGCGCCTTATCGGGGTACCTGTGGTCATGGGAAACAAATGCGGCCGATGGCAGAGGCCAATGCCTGGGATACCATTTTGGAAGCAGGATTCAAGGTTTCCGGGCCTATCGACTATAGTCGATTCGGATGGGACCGTTATAGCGCAACTGGGGGATGAGGAAGCAATCATAGTCGGGGATGTTAGACTTGACCCATCCCCGAAAAATCCACGAGCCACCGCAATGCTACGGCCGGTGGGCTTGGGAAGGCCATTGGTTGAGGAATTCATTGCTGTTAATAGGAGCCTATGGAAAGCTACGGTATTCTCTCAGCTCCGGGCGAAAGAGAAGGGCGCGGAGAATTTCATCTGTTGCTGA
- the hpnA gene encoding hopanoid-associated sugar epimerase: MKTLVTGATGFMGSSIVRELLKDGAEVRVLVRENSDTRNIDGLDVEKAYGDIRDGESVKSALKGCDTFYQTAALYVFWVPDMKVLYDVNVEGTKIALNAALEQGIEKVVYTSSMVALGFHGAKSPANEDAEFNLWDTGDHYAISKYLGEVEARKICEKGLPLVIVNPATIIGVRDIKPTPSGKVILDVINKKMPAYINGGVNLVDVEDVARGHILAAQKGRIGERYILGNENMSIRDYFRLIGEVAGVKPPKFKVPYSVAITMGYVFQFLSNIIRRPPVMNAPMVRLGSRYAYFDSSKAIDELGFPQTPVKTTIEKAVNWFRENGYAKVS, from the coding sequence ATGAAGACACTAGTCACGGGAGCTACTGGCTTTATGGGCTCAAGTATTGTAAGAGAGCTGCTGAAAGACGGCGCGGAGGTAAGGGTTCTGGTGAGAGAGAACAGCGATACCAGAAACATTGACGGTCTGGATGTCGAGAAAGCGTACGGGGATATTCGGGATGGCGAATCCGTGAAATCGGCATTGAAGGGGTGTGATACCTTCTATCAAACGGCAGCCTTATATGTTTTCTGGGTACCAGACATGAAAGTGCTCTACGATGTCAACGTAGAGGGCACAAAGATTGCCTTGAACGCAGCCCTGGAGCAGGGGATAGAAAAGGTGGTTTATACCAGCAGCATGGTAGCATTAGGTTTTCACGGAGCCAAAAGTCCGGCTAATGAGGATGCTGAGTTCAATCTCTGGGATACCGGAGACCATTATGCTATATCAAAGTATCTGGGGGAAGTTGAAGCCAGGAAGATTTGTGAGAAGGGGCTTCCCTTGGTAATCGTAAATCCGGCCACGATTATTGGGGTGCGAGACATAAAGCCAACTCCCTCAGGAAAGGTAATATTGGATGTTATCAACAAGAAAATGCCTGCATACATCAATGGAGGCGTGAATCTCGTCGATGTTGAGGACGTGGCTCGTGGCCACATCTTGGCTGCCCAGAAAGGTAGAATTGGCGAAAGGTATATTCTGGGTAACGAGAACATGTCAATAAGAGATTATTTTAGGTTGATTGGGGAAGTTGCAGGGGTTAAACCGCCAAAATTTAAAGTGCCCTACTCAGTTGCCATTACCATGGGATATGTGTTCCAATTTCTTTCCAATATTATCAGGAGACCGCCAGTCATGAACGCACCAATGGTGCGCCTTGGCAGCAGATATGCATATTTTGACAGCTCTAAAGCTATCGATGAACTGGGTTTTCCGCAAACACCCGTCAAGACGACTATCGAGAAGGCGGTCAACTGGTTCAGGGAGAATGGGTACGCGAAAGTGAGCTAA
- a CDS encoding 4Fe-4S binding protein produces MHNEITKALYEMFPEDEKNDFYHAYIFLKYPDHFVYHLSQAGGLPAERPQTKLDDDVDAMIQAAVWRISETAATHDTSTYHLKVVKLRDAIQLVTQKADVRIKTPDRVMHYKQARDIIINNPHSIAVGECACRAISKNPCLPPPMEVCLFVGDPYTSFIAEENPKFRKISQEEAVHILQTSHEKGFLHTAEFKKELGRRLIAICNCCSCCCVGVQMWNILEGQVPFIAPSGYVSRIGDNCSGCGICLDICNFNAIRMDEDSNKAVVDFNKCMGCGICEDKCPDGAITLQRESSKGDPLDLEELLRHQK; encoded by the coding sequence ATGCATAACGAGATAACCAAGGCACTCTATGAGATGTTCCCTGAGGATGAGAAGAATGACTTTTATCACGCATACATATTCCTCAAATATCCGGACCACTTTGTTTATCATTTATCTCAAGCAGGAGGACTTCCCGCAGAGAGACCTCAGACAAAGCTGGATGATGATGTCGATGCGATGATCCAAGCCGCTGTATGGCGAATCAGTGAGACTGCGGCGACTCACGATACCAGCACTTATCATCTTAAAGTAGTTAAATTGAGGGATGCGATTCAGTTGGTTACCCAGAAGGCAGATGTAAGAATAAAAACACCCGATAGGGTAATGCATTACAAACAGGCTAGAGATATTATTATCAACAACCCGCATTCAATTGCCGTTGGGGAATGTGCCTGCCGTGCCATTTCCAAAAATCCCTGTCTTCCTCCCCCCATGGAGGTTTGTCTATTTGTTGGTGATCCATATACCTCTTTTATTGCGGAGGAGAATCCTAAGTTCCGTAAGATATCTCAGGAGGAAGCGGTCCACATCCTTCAGACGTCGCATGAGAAAGGCTTTCTCCACACTGCGGAATTCAAGAAAGAACTGGGCAGGCGGCTTATTGCTATCTGCAACTGCTGCAGTTGCTGTTGCGTCGGAGTGCAGATGTGGAACATACTGGAGGGGCAAGTTCCATTCATTGCCCCTTCAGGCTATGTATCTCGAATAGGTGATAACTGTAGTGGTTGCGGTATTTGTTTAGACATCTGTAATTTCAATGCAATACGAATGGATGAGGATAGTAATAAGGCTGTCGTAGATTTTAATAAGTGTATGGGCTGCGGCATTTGCGAAGATAAATGTCCTGATGGAGCGATAACACTTCAGAGGGAATCATCTAAGGGCGATCCCTTAGATTTGGAAGAGTTGCTACGGCATCAGAAGTAA
- a CDS encoding acetone carboxylase subunit gamma, which translates to MSYSKEDLRDLYDGRLPWHKTFEIMSKPKDDDRFDKYVEILQERVSYPERILMPLGDHLNVVRKGAERVVKCDCGHEFGDWRKNWKLNALIFARDDTAKLEEVYPGLKCPDPDLCEVREFYCPGCGSLLMVEAVPVGCPLIFDALPDLDSFYREWLGRPLPDEEEFRDMTYDVTAEWGRNLK; encoded by the coding sequence ATGTCATATAGCAAAGAGGACTTAAGAGACCTTTATGATGGCAGGCTACCCTGGCACAAGACGTTCGAAATCATGAGCAAGCCCAAGGACGATGATAGATTCGACAAGTATGTTGAGATCCTTCAGGAGCGCGTCTCCTACCCTGAGAGGATACTAATGCCCTTGGGCGACCACCTCAACGTGGTGCGGAAGGGCGCGGAGAGGGTGGTGAAGTGCGACTGCGGGCACGAGTTCGGGGACTGGCGGAAGAACTGGAAGCTGAACGCTCTCATCTTCGCCAGAGACGACACTGCGAAGCTGGAGGAGGTTTACCCCGGACTGAAGTGCCCCGACCCCGACCTGTGCGAAGTGCGAGAGTTCTACTGCCCGGGGTGCGGCAGTCTGCTCATGGTGGAGGCTGTACCCGTAGGCTGTCCGCTCATCTTCGATGCCCTGCCTGACCTGGACAGTTTCTACCGGGAGTGGCTGGGCAGGCCGCTTCCCGACGAGGAGGAGTTCCGGGATATGACCTACGATGTCACCGCGGAGTGGGGACGGAATCTCAAGTGA